Proteins from one Camelina sativa cultivar DH55 chromosome 8, Cs, whole genome shotgun sequence genomic window:
- the LOC104705723 gene encoding putative glucose-6-phosphate 1-epimerase: MNAVNDRDGSSRILLTDPAGSTAEVLLYGGQVVSWRNERREQLLYMSTKAQWRPPKAIRGGLPLCFPQFGNLGPLERHGFARNRFWSFDNDPSPLPPANQQSTVDLVLKSTEDDLKIWPHSFELRVRISISPGKLTIIPRVRNTDPKSFSFTFALRNYLYVSDISEVRIEGLETLDYLDKLMRRERFTEQADAITFDGEVDRVYLNTPTKIAIIDHERKRTIELRKEGMPNAVVWNPWDKKAKSIVDMGDEDYTTMLCVDSGAMETPIVLKPHEEWKGRQELSIVSSSYCSGQLDPRKVLYGDH; this comes from the exons GTGCTTCTCTATGGAGGACAAGTTGTTTCTTGGAGAAATGAAAGGAGGGAGCAGTTGCTTTATATGAGCACCAAG GCGCAATGGAGACCACCCAAGGCCATCAGGGGAGGTTTACCTCTCTGTTTTCCACAG TTTGGAAATCTTGGTCCACTTGAGCGACATGGATTTGCACGTAACAGATTCTGGTCTTTTGATAATGATCCGTCACCTCTGCCTCCTGCTAACCAGCAATCAACTGTTGATTTAGTATTGAAGTCTACTGAAGATGATTTGAAGATATGGCCTCATAG CTTTGAACTTCGTGTTCGCATATCTATCAGTCCTGGAAAACTTACTATCATCCCGCGTGTGAGGAACACTGACCCAAAATCATTCTCCTTTACGTTTGCACTTCGCAACTACTTATATGTATCCGACATAAG TGAAGTTCGGATTGAGGGTCTGGAGACACTTGATTATCTGGACAAATTGATGCGTAGAGAAAGATTCACGGAGCAGGCAGATGCAATTACCTTTGACGGCGAG GTTGATAGAGTGTATTTGAACACACCGACAAAGATTGCCATCATAGAtcatgagagaaagagaactaTCGAGTTGCGAAAGGAAGGCATGCCAAATGCAG TAGTGTGGAACCCTTGGGATAAGAAGGCCAAGAGTATTGTAGATATGGGAGATGAGGATTACACAACGATGCTGTGTGTAGATTCTGGTGCTATGGAAACCCCAATTGTGTTGAAGCCACATGAAGAGTGGAAAGGGAGACAAGAACTCTCTATCGTCTCCTCAAGCTACTGCAGCGGTCAGCTCGATCCACGCAAGGTTCTTTATGGGGATCACTGA